The Helianthus annuus cultivar XRQ/B chromosome 15, HanXRQr2.0-SUNRISE, whole genome shotgun sequence genomic sequence gaccattcctgagctggAAAGTGAAGCAGCTAGGATTCAGGAAATGATTAAGAATAAGGTCAagcacactcctcctgattgggcaaaatACAAGAAAAATGTACCTGATAAAAAAGTAGAGCTGAGGAGAATGAAGGAGGAATTAATTGCTACTGATTATGGGTCTGAAAATCAAGTGATGAGATGGAGAGAAGATAAAGTCAGGGCTACCTACAAAAGCTTGGAGAAATTAAGGAAGACAGATCCTAATgctccacaaaaacctgattatcctgaagcagaggtttcaacaagaccaccaaagctgcaaatcaggagagccactgctccagctggtgcagCCATCTTTAAAAGAAGGCAACAAAAACAGTTGGATGCTGAAACAATACAAGAGTTAATGGCaggtgatgaccttgtaaaagagggcattaagaagatgattgtagaaactcttggtttggatcaacctgcaagtactgctcagtcagtcatcaataggccagcatcaccaaacacctcatctaataaaaatctcACAAGAAACCCACtagactcaaaagtactaaagtggaaaactgacaaacagacccatgtactgacagtgatcaagtctagtggagaagtgaagaaaataacaagggaacaagcacttggcctaagtcttaaagatttgcaggatctcctagatcttccacttagcagggatgatgatgacacagatgccttagcctttgagttacaactcaaagggcaaataagggaactgttgatgaggcaataaagatctatcaataatgaagagttttggcattatctgttccagggggagattgttgggattgaaccctagcagaggaacagataattaaagccaaaactggatcagagcagtggatccagaataagcaaaaGTTAAGTAATCAAGTCTCTCCCCTTAAAAGTgttttcaacatctgctgacctccaatctactgatcattacaaactgctgacctacaattGCTGcccaagtcaaagactgatggaagactaaagctctgttgttcaatctactgctatgggtcaagctctgctggatatgtcaagtactgctgggttcacatcagtggaatgatgcagcagtagtttagtttatattatgaaatgtaatgtatgacagtagttagcatagcagaggttgtatagatcagatgttagagtttgttaggaggttagatgtcactttcatggtgacgtcagcttagatgcttcagttgtttgctcgtgcctataaatagaacagtactctgtactgttctattagctcttcaccatctttctcctgtacgaacaaatcattgtgagctcaggctgagggggagtttgttacataCTTGCAATTATAATTTAATCTTGTAATAAATTcaagcattcggttcaatgttaaacttgtgtgttgaaagcaattctcctgtttgattgtgtgcaaagtttgttatcatttatattccgctgcattTCTCATTCATCTTTCATCTTAACTTAAACGTAAAACAcgatcaatccaaactcagatcctaacacccCCTAATTTAGACAGCAAACATGTCAACCAAACCCAATTTTTCACATAAACTTTCATGACTCCCAATGCTTAACCACTTGGTAAATATATCAACCACTTGATCATCAGATTTAACCGTATCTGACGTAACTACATGTGCATAAAGTTTTTCTCGAAGGAAGTGTAAATCAACTTCAAAATGTGTGGTACGGTCATGAAAAACCGAGTTCGTTGCTATAGATATAACAACTCTActacctaaaaaaaaaaaaattcacaggAAATTAACAAAAGCTTTTAAACTCCTATAACAAGTTTTTAATCCACAAAACTTCACATGTACCGAGCACTTTGCTCGATATTCTTCTTCAGCAGTTGACCTAGCAACTGTACCCTATTTTTTAATTTCTTCCAAGACAATAAAGAATTACCAAAAAGAAAAAATCCGATAACCATATGGCGCTCAACTACACCACCCCTAAGGGCGCTATGCCCCTACTTCCCCACTTCCAACGAAAATTATAACCTCTTATAATAACGCTATGCCTCTTCCTCCCTactcacacacatatatttacatacatatgtatgtataattaaAGGGGTTATATAAACTCCTTACCATTAGACACTCAAATTATATATAACCCTAGGGGTGTGaataaaaccgaattaaccgacccataaccgaaataaccgaaaaaaccgaaccgaaaaaaccgaaccgaacggaAAACCGCCGGGtcggtttttaattttttgataACCGATAATAATGGGTCGGTTATGGTTTTCAACATTTACATAACCGCCATAACCGAACCGACCCGCTAGCTTGTAAAGTAATGGTTAACCGACCCGTATAACCGACCCGTATGTATAAACCGATCCGTTTGTATTATTCAAAAATTGAAATTGCTGGAGCATGAAGGAATACCAAACGCCCATCGTGAAGTAATTAAAACCAATAGATACGCGCCTACTTTTTTATTATATTAGGGTTCCAAACTTTGTCTGTTGTCAGCGTCCTTTCAGTTTCAATTTTTCTATCAGTTCCTGCCTCCATGACCTAAGAAAGTAAGAAACGAGAGTTCTATTCAAAGTTTACTTCCAGTTCAGAGTTCCAGGTATTGTTCTCGTCTTCTCGATTACGTATTCCAAATGATTCTGATTGTTCTCGACTGATTCTCATTCTTGTTTATAAAGTTGTATGATCTTGTATGACTGATTCTCGTTCTCGTTTACAAATGTGTTGACTGATTCTCCTGTGATTCTTGTATGACTTATTGTTCTCGTTTATAATCTCCTCTGATTCGTGTATGACTTAGTTTATTATTCAATATTGCACCTTTACGTTGTATTATTCTGATTGTTCTCGACTGTTCTCGACTTCTCGTTGTATGATTCGTGTATGACTTAGTTTATTATTCTTATTTAAAGTTGTATAATTagtatattattaaatattaactGTGTATATACATTAATCGGTTTGCAACAagtttaaattatattttaatgtGATTGCTAATTTAGTTTCTTGGTTATAAGACTGTCATTTTGGTTGAATTTATTATATATCGTTTTATTCGGTGATTAAAGATATTAATATTTATAGATAATATTGTTTTGAGCTAAATTTTGCTACGCCCAAGTTCATGGTTAACCGACCCATAACCGACCACCATAACCACCAAAACCGCCATAACCGACCACCATAACCACCAAAACCGCCATAACCGAAACCGCCATAACCACCGGTTATGGTTATGACTTTTCAATAACCGAtatcgcggttatggttatggttatggccaaaaaccgacccaaaccgacccatgcacaacCGTATATAACCCCATCTCTTACATATTTTGTCACTTACTTATCGCATAACCTCTTATAATAAGGCcttagagcattctcatccaaaccaCCAAAATCTGTGtgggggtttttaaaatataagaagtataaaaagtggttgtgagtggaggagagagaaaatattactgttcatctgtatatttggggggacactgttcaccccctatatttttttaatatatactgaaagtggttgtgagtggaggaaagagaaaatgtaatatatattgaaaaggagagagaaaaagtatttgtttttagtgaaaatatattgatataggagttgttttttagtgaaatgtatgtatatttttagtggattggatgtgaatgctcttgtAGGGTACACAATGAGTAAACCATTAACTCATAAAGCAACCCTAAAATCACGAGTAACCCCAAAGGGTACACAATTCGGTTTAACCCGCCAAACTCCCCCACCCTACCCAAACCCTCACCCTACCCCCTCCCCctcacccccacccccacccctcaTCTCCGTCGTGGCTATAGAAGGCACACCACCGCACTCAGCCGCCGGTGTTATTGACGAACTAACGGCAACTAAGTTGGTATATATTCTTATCTAACATTTCATCTCATTCGAAGTTAATTCTGCGTTAAACCTCTTCAATTTCTTCATGTTTTAACTGATAGTTTATGTTCAATCTGTTATTTTTAACATTCATATCTCGAATCATTTTAATTTCAGTTCATTTGATAATAATCTAAACCTAATTACACCTAGAAACACATGAGAAATGTATTTAGCAAGAAGAATAAAGGAAACTCTCAAATTGATTATGATCAGTTTAGGTATTtctatttttgaaaaaaaaaatgtttaacttttcaacaaaatgctcataaaaaatataaaaaatttaaagTAATACTGGTTATAAGAAATTAAGAAGAGTTTATTGTGACAGAAAGTCTGGAGAGGTTCTTTGTAATGAACATCTTATTTAATGCGTGTTCCACCGCTTTATTTGCAAGGACGACGACTGGCGGTATTGCTGCGAGATGTGTCACTAGTGGAGTTGTTTGTTcattgttgagaagaagaattaGTGCAGGAAATGGATTGCTTTTGACAAGGTTTCGTGTTAGTTGTTGTTACTCGACTCGAAAAGGCGCTGGTGGTGGTAAGTCTAAGAGAAAGAGTTCGGATTCTAAGTCGGAGAAAATGTTGGGAGAAGAGAAGAATGCTTTCTTTGTGGTCCGAAAAGGTGATCTTGTTGGTGTGTACAAGAATTTGAATGATTGTCAGGCGCAAGTTGGATCCTCGGTATGTTCTTTTAACACATCGTATGCCTGGATtgttagtttatgtttttttCTTCTTTATGTTATCTTGGTTTAAGCGGTAGTTAATATATTGTTGCAAGTACAGTAAGTCCATCTAGTATGCTTCGTTTAATACTTACGGTAAATGAGATCCTATGCAGGATTAACACGTTTTTGCTGAATATAATTGTAAAATTGTAAGATCTTAAAGATGAAGTTTGAGAGCATAACAATCAAGGACAGAACAGTTTAATAGTAAACATTTTAATGGGTCAATATAGATCTTTCAAAAAGCGTAACCTATCATGTATTTGTATGGTTCTGATAGGTATGCGATCCACCTGTCAGTGTGTATAAAGGCTATACCATGCCCAAGGAAGCTGAAGAATATATGATTTCTTGTGGGCTTAAGAATGCACTTTATTCCATCAAAGCTGCAGATCTAACGGAAGAGCTATTCGGAAATCTTGTGGCGTGTCCTTACCAGGTAAAATTAAAACGAAATTGGACATATATTATTTGGGGAAAAAAGAAATTGTAAAAGTTAAAGGAAACTTCTATATGATGGTTATTTGATACCGCGTTAGTTAAAACTTGCTGTTTGATTGCAATCtaaataaatttttgtttttttttttaatttctgtAGCAACCGCATTTTGCGTTAGGAGAACCGTCTAGTGATCATATGTCCAAAAGACGATTTCAGGAAGTTTTGGGATCCCAAACTGGGGTAAGTTAAGTGTATCACGTTAAAAACCGTATTGCACTTATGTTTCTGTATTGATGTTGTTTTGTAAATTACTTGCAGGAAGGCTTTGGATTGGCATCTATGTCAAGTGATCCTGCACGGAAGCATGTTAAGTTAGAAAATCTTGCAGCTCAATCTCTAACAACTAATGTGAGTAGTGACAGTGATACCTGATTTAATGATGTATGCATGATTTGTTTTCGATTGAATATGCTACTTAAAAGGGAACTTGCTGGTTGTCCCACTGTTCCTGTTTTtttatttagagtaaaatgccattttcattcctgaggtttggccagttttgcaactttcgtccaaaggtttgtttttccgcatctggatccaaaagattTTGCCATTTTCACCCGACTCGtcaactccatccatttttctccgttaaggtagggatattttcgtcttttttgttaacttattAAGGCTATCTTCATTTTTTTTGAATGCTTGTATATTACACTTAATGCTTGTACATCAAGTgaaaaaagaccaaattgccctttaagttgacgaaaagacgaaaatacccctgccttaacgaagaaaaatggatggagttaacgagccggatgaaaatggcaagatttcaaaccttttggattcagatgcggaaaaacaaacctttggatgaaagtcaccaaactggccaaaccttagggacgaaaatggcattttactctttttatttatatatgacTAATGACTTGATTGGATCATTAATTTACAGCGTACTTGCATTCTTGAGTTTGATGGCGCGTCTAAAGGAAATCCCGGACAAGCTGGAGCAGGAGCGGTTTTACGAACCGAGGATGGAAATTTGGTAGGTATAACTAATATCCCGTGTTCGTTCTTCTCTTACGATACGCATTAATAGCTCCGCTTCCTTTATGTAGGTTTGTAGATTGCGTGAAGGTTTGGGTATAACAACTAATAATGTTGCTGAATATCGAGCTATGATTCTAGGGTTGAGATATGCTCTTAGCAAAGGTTTTACAAGTATACGAGTTTTGGGCGATTCCAAACTCGTTTGCATGCAGGTATTTTTTGTGTTCTCGTACTCAAAACTTGCTCGTCAAATTAGCAACTGATAATAAATCAATAATAATGCAATGAATGTGTATGGCGTATGCTATAATAATACTTTGTGGTACAGGTTCAAGGTCTATGGAAGGTGAAAAATCAGAACATTAGCAAGTTGTATGAAGAAGCaaagaaattgaaggaaaaaTTTGTCGGTTTCCAGATTGATCATGTTTTAAGGGTACGATCAAACGTTTCAAGCGCTTATATTGTTTCCATCTATATTGATTTGTTTCGCTGATCTTATCCATTTAAAGCATATTGTCTTTTGAGGGTTGTTTATTACAGACTCGATTTTAAGTAGAGAATGCGAGATTCGCATAAACATCTGTACGTGTTGCTTTAACTGTGATACACAAGGCGGTTATGTAACTGCATAACTGTCTCTTTCTCTCTCCACTATATGTGGTCAACAATATGATAATGTGCTTCATGTGATTCTAGCGTTTCGCTACTTAAAACTGGTCTATTATTTAAACCTttttaaacttattttttttCCGCATCTTCTAGGACTTGAACTCTGATGCTGATACTCAAGCAAACTTAGCTGTGGATCTTGCAGgtgaatttttattttatttatttattttttttatctcaTAATAGCGTAAAGGTGACAAGACACACGGGTCGGGCGGGATAGGTAACTGGTCAATGTGGGTTCTggttgaaacatatttttggtacGTGCCATTATGGGTTGACCACAAACACGTTTTTCCCTTTTATTGTATTTCATAAATATCAACTGCACATCATTATTACAAAAACAATATTCCTACAATTATGATCTATCTTTGAAATTGACAATGCTCATATGATATTAACCATGCTGCTGCAGTCGGTCAAATTCAAGAAGTCGACTCATAAGCAGACAAGACAAAACGAAGCAGCCAAGAGTACATTTCCATGACACATTTACCCTTACAATCAAGAAATTTACGCGAGGCGGGTCATTATTTTAAGATTCAAAAAGTGTTTTTCTAACTTAGCTTCCATTTATACCGCTTTTCAACTTTTGTGATATATTTTGTTGGCAAGGGGTTTGAATGAGACAGTTTTCCATGGATGCTGAAATGTATTTGTTAAATCTGCTGATATTTGGGCTGTTGTAAGTTTGTTCCTTAGACTGTAGTTGTATACCCAGATTGCAAGTTGGATTTGTTAAGTTTGCTGTCTTTCGTGCATCACCTTCCTTTCTTTCTTTTTACTTAATTCTTGAGCCAACAAGGGTTCAAGAATCCGTTTTTTTGAAGTAAAATGATCATTTAACAAAATGATTTGATTAACCAAATGATAAAAAACTGAAAATAAGAGATTAAAAGACAATATTAGGTTGCCGAAGAGTCAGCAAACAATGCAACAATCAAATCGTGGAAAGCGTTGCTAGTGTTCTAAAGTCATGAAAGGCGTTGCTAGTGTTCTAAAGTCCTGAAAAGTTAATTGACGCTTCTCTTGATATTTCAACGCTTTTACGACTAAGCGCAATTTTTTTTGTGATATACTTTCATGCTAATTTCAGACAATTGTTATCCATTATCATGATCAATGCGATTAAAAGTCAGAAGAAAGTATCAACAGTTGTACTTTTCATTAATTCAAACTTTTGCACAATATTACACATTTGAGGTTTAGTAGCTAAAGTCATGAGCGAAATTTCTCACGATATTTCGTGACACTTTCTTGACAATACACATTCTTTAAATTCTTTAGGACCCTTGtacagtggcggatcttgcccgttgaacgtgccagggccgaaagatacgggcactaaaaaaagctcgggcaagcccgggccaaacatagt encodes the following:
- the LOC110911391 gene encoding uncharacterized protein LOC110911391 isoform X1, whose product is MNILFNACSTALFARTTTGGIAARCVTSGVVCSLLRRRISAGNGLLLTRFRVSCCYSTRKGAGGGKSKRKSSDSKSEKMLGEEKNAFFVVRKGDLVGVYKNLNDCQAQVGSSVCDPPVSVYKGYTMPKEAEEYMISCGLKNALYSIKAADLTEELFGNLVACPYQQPHFALGEPSSDHMSKRRFQEVLGSQTGEGFGLASMSSDPARKHVKLENLAAQSLTTNRTCILEFDGASKGNPGQAGAGAVLRTEDGNLVCRLREGLGITTNNVAEYRAMILGLRYALSKGFTSIRVLGDSKLVCMQVQGLWKVKNQNISKLYEEAKKLKEKFVGFQIDHVLRDLNSDADTQANLAVDLAVGQIQEVDS
- the LOC110911391 gene encoding uncharacterized protein LOC110911391 isoform X2, whose translation is MLGEEKNAFFVVRKGDLVGVYKNLNDCQAQVGSSVCDPPVSVYKGYTMPKEAEEYMISCGLKNALYSIKAADLTEELFGNLVACPYQQPHFALGEPSSDHMSKRRFQEVLGSQTGEGFGLASMSSDPARKHVKLENLAAQSLTTNRTCILEFDGASKGNPGQAGAGAVLRTEDGNLVCRLREGLGITTNNVAEYRAMILGLRYALSKGFTSIRVLGDSKLVCMQVQGLWKVKNQNISKLYEEAKKLKEKFVGFQIDHVLRDLNSDADTQANLAVDLAVGQIQEVDS